In Prosthecobacter sp. SYSU 5D2, one genomic interval encodes:
- a CDS encoding Amuc_1101 family PilM-like pilus complex protein: MADSKSIAVLNLGSQRLSGAIFGKSGGDLVLKKYEFVDMSGDPTVDVSRIPQLNVGIQELVSRLKIKGSSVNYAVAGHTVFSRFVKLPPVQGDRMDQIVEFEARQNVPFPINEVIWDYEVVSEMGETEVILVAIKSDSLNEVNDTVTKAGLKTACVDLAPLALFNGFRYSYPDVDEPVVIIDLGARSTNLVFVEEGRFFTRNVLVGGATITNAIAKEFNISFAEAEQQKISVGYVAQGGAVEEHSDPAIAALSKVIRNAATRLHGEIMRTINYYRTQQGGSPPARVFVCGGGALLGNMTLFLEEKLKLPVELFNPLRGVQTDRGVNAEAATNDAPFLAEIVGLALRSAGACPSEIELVPDALANARDGARRAPALIMAGLCLWAALGAGMMYFKNAERVTLEQLGGMQQENVRLTGLANQIRNLDATLNQSIALTQPLIKAVSERSYWVRMLNEINNQFEDDLIWITVVEVLKDGKPITIPLFNVENSPSDSGTTPKPGAQPVYELRLQGLYRKNDEGEQVVYRYASALSKLSWFAAEKFEEKRADYVSAQSGVEEDRYAYQFNIKLPIAQPMEFTK; encoded by the coding sequence ATGGCAGACAGCAAAAGCATAGCGGTCCTGAATCTCGGCTCACAGAGATTGTCAGGTGCCATTTTCGGCAAATCAGGGGGCGATCTTGTACTGAAAAAGTACGAGTTTGTGGACATGAGCGGCGATCCCACCGTGGACGTTTCCCGGATCCCCCAGCTTAATGTTGGCATTCAGGAGCTTGTCTCCCGGCTCAAGATTAAAGGCAGCTCTGTCAATTACGCTGTCGCAGGCCACACTGTATTCTCCCGGTTCGTCAAGCTCCCGCCTGTTCAGGGCGACCGCATGGACCAGATTGTGGAATTTGAGGCCCGCCAGAACGTGCCTTTCCCCATTAATGAGGTGATCTGGGATTACGAAGTGGTCTCAGAAATGGGAGAGACGGAAGTCATCCTCGTCGCGATCAAGTCGGACTCCCTCAATGAAGTCAATGACACCGTCACCAAAGCGGGCCTGAAGACCGCTTGTGTGGACCTCGCCCCGCTGGCCCTCTTCAATGGCTTCCGCTACAGTTACCCGGATGTGGATGAACCGGTGGTCATCATTGACCTCGGTGCACGCTCCACCAATCTGGTGTTTGTGGAAGAAGGCCGCTTCTTCACCCGCAACGTGCTCGTTGGCGGTGCCACCATCACCAACGCCATTGCGAAGGAGTTCAACATCAGTTTTGCAGAGGCTGAACAGCAAAAGATCTCCGTGGGTTATGTGGCCCAGGGCGGAGCCGTTGAAGAGCACTCGGATCCGGCCATCGCTGCCCTTTCCAAGGTCATACGCAATGCTGCCACACGGCTCCATGGCGAGATCATGCGCACCATCAATTATTACCGCACCCAGCAGGGCGGGTCCCCGCCAGCGCGGGTCTTTGTCTGCGGTGGCGGTGCATTGCTGGGTAACATGACCCTTTTCCTTGAGGAAAAACTGAAGCTCCCCGTCGAGCTTTTCAATCCTCTCCGCGGTGTGCAGACTGACCGTGGCGTGAATGCTGAGGCGGCCACCAATGATGCTCCCTTCCTGGCAGAGATCGTCGGTCTCGCCCTCAGGTCTGCTGGCGCATGCCCTTCGGAAATAGAGCTTGTTCCGGACGCTCTGGCCAACGCACGCGATGGCGCGCGCCGCGCTCCTGCCCTGATCATGGCCGGCCTCTGTCTCTGGGCCGCCCTTGGTGCCGGAATGATGTACTTCAAAAATGCTGAGCGCGTCACCCTGGAGCAGCTCGGCGGCATGCAGCAGGAAAATGTTCGTCTGACCGGCCTGGCCAACCAGATTCGCAACCTGGATGCCACTTTAAACCAGTCCATCGCCTTGACGCAGCCTTTGATCAAAGCCGTCAGCGAGCGCTCCTATTGGGTGCGGATGCTGAACGAGATCAACAACCAGTTTGAAGACGATCTCATCTGGATCACGGTGGTTGAAGTCCTCAAGGACGGCAAGCCCATCACCATCCCGCTCTTCAACGTGGAGAACTCCCCCTCGGATTCAGGCACCACGCCGAAACCCGGAGCCCAGCCCGTCTATGAACTTCGTCTCCAGGGTCTTTACCGCAAGAATGACGAGGGCGAGCAGGTCGTTTACCGCTATGCCAGCGCCCTTTCCAAACTGAGCTGGTTTGCCGCTGAAAAGTTCGAAGAAAAACGCGCCGACTATGTCAGCGCCCAGAGCGGTGTCGAGGAAGACCGCTACGCATACCAATTTAACATCAAGCTGCCTATCGCGCAGCCCATGGAATTCACAAAGTAA
- the coaE gene encoding dephospho-CoA kinase (Dephospho-CoA kinase (CoaE) performs the final step in coenzyme A biosynthesis.), producing MKSWIITGGVACGKSLVTELLATHLLKDRSRVFSSDGTVQELLDTPEITTQLVRHFGESAVVHQQGRILASREVLRAEVFADPERRKILEQILHPRVLKSLEQAREAQAEMGVNLFLAEVPLHYEIGSTVSADLIIVVASSPEVQKRRMMDRRGLDESMIEKMLRAQWPIEAKVERADVVIWNDGDRSALEAQVLTLVRQHWQA from the coding sequence ATGAAATCCTGGATCATCACAGGCGGCGTCGCCTGCGGCAAAAGTCTGGTCACAGAGCTGCTGGCCACGCATCTCCTGAAGGACAGGTCCCGCGTCTTTTCCTCTGATGGTACGGTCCAGGAACTGCTTGATACCCCGGAAATCACTACCCAACTGGTCCGGCATTTTGGTGAATCCGCCGTTGTGCACCAGCAAGGCCGCATCCTGGCCAGCCGCGAAGTCTTGCGTGCAGAGGTGTTCGCAGACCCGGAGAGAAGAAAAATTCTTGAGCAGATTCTGCACCCCAGAGTCCTGAAAAGCCTGGAGCAGGCCCGGGAAGCCCAGGCGGAAATGGGGGTAAATCTTTTCCTTGCGGAGGTGCCTCTGCACTATGAGATTGGTTCCACAGTTTCAGCGGATCTGATCATCGTTGTGGCGTCTAGCCCGGAAGTTCAGAAAAGGCGGATGATGGATCGTCGAGGTCTCGACGAATCAATGATCGAAAAGATGTTGAGGGCTCAGTGGCCCATCGAAGCCAAAGTTGAGAGAGCAGATGTGGTCATCTGGAATGATGGTGACCGCAGCGCTCTTGAGGCTCAAGTGCTGACACTGGTAAGACAGCACTGGCAAGCATGA
- a CDS encoding Amuc_1099 family pilus-like system protein, with product MQNRNGKYEKVLLGIAAVIALGVAGYLVWTSQSFGDRLVRLNSSSRNDPGQPPTGLVTATVQRLSEKALWVSPVKKGKPVPLNKSILLVKKGDELFDLQLEQPQFRPPMTNKYLVENDLPDILSPNVGDLDPDGDGFSNLEEFNKNTSPRDPKDHPPFTDKLVLKRRITFDYILKLNSSSSPFQIRRLTPEPAKSVFVIPGADFGFDRGVERFKAISFEAKTVADPTVGEKDVSELTVLDKGTNKEFKLIRNEEMNLAEYEAEFEFILGDRPTRIVKKGDTFQIPGIGTTYRLLEIEETSAVIQPVDGGEPITINKG from the coding sequence ATGCAGAACAGGAATGGGAAATATGAAAAAGTCCTTTTGGGCATCGCCGCGGTGATTGCCCTGGGGGTCGCGGGTTACCTTGTCTGGACCAGTCAAAGCTTTGGAGACAGGCTTGTGCGTCTTAACAGCTCTTCCAGGAACGATCCTGGGCAGCCTCCGACGGGCCTTGTCACGGCCACCGTCCAGCGCCTCAGCGAAAAAGCCCTCTGGGTTTCCCCCGTCAAGAAGGGCAAGCCTGTGCCGCTCAACAAGTCCATCCTTCTGGTTAAAAAAGGAGATGAGCTTTTCGACCTTCAGCTGGAGCAGCCGCAGTTCCGTCCACCCATGACCAACAAGTATCTGGTGGAAAACGACCTGCCGGACATCCTCTCGCCCAATGTGGGAGATCTGGATCCTGACGGTGACGGCTTCAGCAACCTGGAGGAGTTCAACAAGAACACCAGCCCCCGTGATCCCAAGGACCACCCTCCTTTCACAGACAAGCTGGTTCTGAAGCGCCGGATTACCTTCGACTATATCTTGAAGTTGAACAGCAGTTCATCCCCCTTCCAGATCCGCCGCCTGACTCCGGAACCCGCCAAAAGCGTCTTCGTTATTCCAGGTGCCGACTTTGGGTTTGATCGCGGTGTTGAGCGCTTCAAGGCCATCAGCTTTGAAGCCAAGACCGTCGCCGACCCTACAGTGGGTGAGAAGGACGTGTCCGAGCTGACCGTCCTGGACAAAGGCACTAACAAAGAGTTCAAGCTCATCAGAAATGAAGAAATGAACCTTGCCGAATACGAGGCTGAATTTGAATTCATCCTCGGTGACCGGCCCACGCGCATCGTCAAGAAAGGTGATACCTTTCAGATTCCCGGCATCGGTACGACCTACCGCTTGCTGGAGATTGAAGAGACCAGTGCTGTCATCCAGCCGGTGGATGGCGGGGAACCCATTACAATCAACAAAGGATAA
- a CDS encoding Amuc_1098 family type IV pilus outer membrane protein, with protein sequence MVALAAPMVATPAVAGEGGIVSVPGIAEREIARRAARVEDARQAMEKGDELYGKGEYEAALAQYRAAKDILDQLPNAPFIQDWRNLANLKFADCAIVVAREKAKIGDYVAARKLIEEAQLAVPDHRAARIFAKHLDDPDRWPPALTPQHVENVSKVTKQLHLGHSAMEIGDYDKANLMFEEALRIDPYNSAARLGMQKTEQKRSEYFETARDHQRSRMLNMVNEAWEHKPPVRGLVIDPMDTGGVEPTVYLTRKMQEIVFPSVQFAGASIEEAVEFLRVKSRDLDLVETDPTKKGVNIILKAGDAPVTASISLDLKDVPMVEALRYVTELAGMKYKVEPFAVLIVPGSETTVEQFTRIYKVGPDFLTLGGSGGGDAAPAASADPFATGATAPSTGLGTRMTAIEILKSQGIAFPEGASAVFNRVSSQLIVKNTQPNLDLVEAFVEATRNEGPKQIYITSKFVEVSQKNTDELGFDWLLGTIGRGNDVQGGGGTDGNSGVSSTTIAYPSAVASILPGAGNALAGGVAPISRSLRTGGNAISGNAIDSLINGTPAVSEAPGVLSVAGVLTDPQFALVIRAMSQRKGVDLMSAPSVTAKHTQRATVEVVREFIYPTEFDPPQIPTNVGAIQGGGGGGGGSIPVTPTTPTAFEMRQVGVRMEVEPSVGADGYTIDLQLNPEVTEFDGFINYGSPINSVNPGSPASQFLDLITGLVTTTAAVPPSTVELTPNIINQPVFSVRRVTTNVTIWDGQTVVLGGLIREDVQDVEDKIPVLGDLPFIGRLFKSTVEDHFKRNLMIFVTAKQIDPAGQPINPNLSTSGGASAGAEASNLLLPPVGN encoded by the coding sequence ATGGTTGCTCTTGCAGCTCCCATGGTCGCCACGCCCGCCGTTGCCGGCGAGGGTGGTATCGTCAGTGTCCCCGGCATCGCAGAACGGGAAATCGCCCGTCGTGCTGCACGCGTGGAAGATGCCAGGCAGGCCATGGAAAAAGGCGACGAGCTTTACGGCAAAGGTGAGTATGAAGCCGCGTTGGCCCAATACCGTGCTGCCAAGGACATTCTGGACCAGTTGCCAAACGCTCCTTTCATTCAGGACTGGCGGAATCTGGCCAATCTCAAGTTTGCTGACTGTGCCATCGTCGTTGCCCGTGAGAAGGCCAAGATCGGCGATTACGTCGCCGCCCGAAAGCTGATCGAAGAAGCCCAGCTTGCCGTTCCTGACCATCGCGCCGCACGCATCTTCGCCAAGCATCTGGATGATCCGGACCGCTGGCCGCCTGCCTTGACCCCGCAGCACGTGGAGAACGTCAGCAAAGTGACCAAGCAGCTCCACCTCGGCCACAGCGCCATGGAAATCGGCGATTACGACAAGGCAAACCTCATGTTTGAGGAAGCCCTCCGCATTGACCCTTACAACTCCGCTGCACGCCTGGGCATGCAGAAGACTGAGCAGAAGCGCAGTGAATATTTTGAGACTGCGCGTGACCACCAGCGTTCCCGCATGCTGAACATGGTTAACGAAGCCTGGGAGCACAAGCCGCCAGTTCGTGGTCTGGTCATTGATCCAATGGACACGGGCGGTGTCGAACCCACCGTCTATCTGACCCGCAAGATGCAGGAAATCGTTTTCCCGAGCGTCCAGTTTGCCGGTGCCAGCATCGAAGAAGCTGTTGAGTTCCTTCGTGTCAAAAGCCGCGACCTTGACCTGGTGGAAACCGATCCAACCAAAAAAGGTGTGAACATCATTCTCAAGGCCGGCGATGCCCCTGTCACCGCCTCCATCAGCCTTGACCTGAAGGATGTGCCCATGGTGGAAGCCCTCCGCTACGTCACTGAACTTGCCGGCATGAAGTATAAGGTGGAGCCTTTTGCAGTGCTCATCGTGCCAGGTTCTGAAACGACGGTGGAGCAGTTCACCCGCATCTACAAAGTCGGTCCGGACTTCCTCACCCTTGGCGGCTCTGGTGGCGGTGATGCAGCGCCAGCTGCCTCTGCGGATCCCTTCGCCACGGGTGCAACGGCACCCTCCACGGGCCTTGGCACCCGCATGACGGCCATCGAGATCCTGAAATCCCAGGGCATTGCCTTCCCTGAAGGTGCCTCCGCTGTCTTCAACCGGGTTTCCTCCCAGCTGATCGTCAAAAACACCCAGCCAAACCTTGATCTGGTTGAAGCCTTTGTCGAAGCCACCCGCAATGAAGGTCCGAAGCAGATCTACATCACCTCCAAGTTTGTGGAAGTGTCCCAGAAAAACACCGATGAACTCGGCTTTGACTGGCTGCTTGGCACCATCGGACGCGGCAACGACGTCCAGGGCGGCGGCGGCACTGACGGTAACTCCGGCGTCAGTTCCACCACGATTGCTTACCCCTCTGCTGTTGCCAGCATTCTGCCTGGAGCTGGTAATGCGCTCGCCGGCGGCGTGGCTCCCATCAGCCGCAGCCTCCGCACGGGTGGTAATGCCATCAGCGGCAATGCGATTGACTCCCTCATCAATGGCACTCCTGCTGTATCTGAAGCTCCTGGCGTTCTTAGTGTCGCAGGTGTTCTAACCGATCCTCAGTTCGCTCTCGTCATCCGGGCCATGTCCCAGCGCAAAGGCGTGGATCTCATGAGCGCCCCGAGCGTCACGGCCAAGCATACTCAGCGGGCCACGGTTGAAGTCGTTCGCGAATTCATCTACCCGACCGAGTTTGACCCACCGCAGATCCCAACCAACGTCGGTGCCATCCAGGGCGGCGGCGGCGGCGGCGGCGGTTCCATTCCCGTCACCCCAACCACTCCTACCGCTTTTGAAATGCGCCAGGTGGGTGTTCGCATGGAAGTGGAACCTTCCGTCGGTGCCGACGGTTATACCATTGATCTTCAGCTCAATCCTGAAGTGACGGAGTTCGACGGATTCATCAACTACGGCAGCCCTATCAACAGCGTCAACCCTGGCAGCCCTGCGTCACAATTTCTTGACCTAATTACGGGCCTCGTCACAACCACTGCCGCCGTTCCTCCTAGCACAGTCGAACTCACTCCGAACATCATCAACCAGCCTGTGTTCTCCGTCCGCCGCGTCACGACCAACGTGACCATCTGGGACGGCCAGACGGTGGTGCTGGGCGGTCTGATCCGCGAGGACGTGCAAGATGTGGAAGACAAGATTCCTGTGCTGGGTGACCTGCCCTTCATCGGCCGTCTGTTCAAGTCCACCGTGGAAGATCACTTCAAGCGCAACCTGATGATCTTTGTGACTGCCAAGCAGATTGACCCTGCCGGCCAGCCCATCAACCCGAACCTTTCCACCAGTGGCGGTGCCTCCGCAGGTGCTGAGGCCTCCAATCTGCTGCTGCCTCCTGTTGGCAACTGA
- a CDS encoding Amuc_1100 family pilus-like protein, with translation MSWIQQNKLPAAILGVSAAGAAGLGFMLFSAYSSYTTSLEQFDATNASLASLKSATLPPSPENLAIKQGLVKEFTDEAGRLSLVLNTMQSETQAKPTTDTEFQAKLKTKIADSRKYAADRRMGLPATYNLTFDRYTAELPKSNEVATDLSGYLDAVDAIVNAFANAGVRQVEMLERSELDSEKSEVQPTTRGAAKKGPARPAVAAPKLTERRQVRAILTLDQAALQLLMSNLASPSEMAYFTVVRQLRIENERQEGPLRSEVFIPVATTGEVDENGVPIPVPVVPAVEGTPAQAVATVAAPVDAVAVLGNERLRVFLEIDLVYFLNAQTASAATR, from the coding sequence ATGAGCTGGATCCAACAAAACAAATTGCCTGCCGCCATTCTTGGTGTCTCAGCCGCAGGTGCCGCCGGTCTGGGCTTTATGCTCTTTTCCGCCTATTCAAGTTACACGACCAGCCTGGAGCAGTTTGATGCTACCAACGCCAGCCTGGCCTCGCTGAAAAGTGCCACGCTGCCCCCTTCACCTGAAAACCTGGCCATCAAGCAGGGCCTCGTCAAGGAGTTCACCGATGAAGCTGGCCGGCTTTCCCTGGTGCTCAACACCATGCAGTCTGAAACCCAGGCCAAGCCTACCACGGACACGGAGTTTCAGGCCAAGCTGAAGACCAAGATTGCGGATTCCCGCAAATACGCAGCAGACCGCCGCATGGGCCTCCCGGCCACCTATAACCTCACCTTCGACCGTTATACGGCTGAACTGCCAAAGTCCAACGAGGTCGCCACGGATCTTTCCGGTTACCTGGACGCGGTGGATGCCATCGTCAATGCCTTCGCCAATGCGGGTGTCCGGCAGGTGGAAATGCTGGAGCGTTCTGAACTGGATTCCGAAAAAAGCGAGGTCCAGCCCACCACCCGAGGGGCAGCCAAAAAAGGCCCTGCCCGTCCGGCCGTGGCTGCACCCAAGCTGACGGAGCGCCGCCAGGTGCGCGCCATCCTCACGCTTGACCAGGCTGCGCTTCAGCTTCTCATGAGCAATCTGGCCAGCCCTTCGGAAATGGCCTACTTCACCGTCGTCCGCCAGCTCCGCATTGAAAACGAACGCCAGGAAGGACCTCTCCGCTCGGAAGTTTTCATCCCCGTCGCCACGACTGGTGAAGTTGATGAAAACGGCGTTCCCATCCCAGTCCCGGTGGTGCCTGCGGTAGAGGGTACACCAGCCCAGGCCGTGGCCACAGTGGCGGCTCCGGTGGATGCCGTGGCCGTGCTGGGCAATGAGCGGCTACGCGTCTTCCTCGAAATTGACCTCGTGTACTTCTTGAACGCTCAAACGGCCAGCGCTGCCACCCGGTGA
- a CDS encoding alkaline phosphatase D family protein, whose amino-acid sequence MKTCLRLVAALCFFSIAWGHPVPDIPVRAYFTPEGKCTLTVEVDPRCFEADPENAPSLMQPVVGELKPERVAELKQKAGEMVEKYIEFLFEPSGVVKPQFSFEFTGHNRGPLDTEDDIAVLTGTWETRVPEGSTAWRIRATKDTPLAVVFRNYISCMEHPKFSVLFPGETSFPFDLKAPAQPLKHIVFGSCLNLTNHPMLERTLTLPMDLFLFMGDNIYADTEDMAKMRAKYMALGESTFFQGLRAKAPMLATWDDHDFGVNDGGADYPMRKESQKEFLDWLNEPAGSPLRKQEGVYQARTFGPDGKRTQVILLDTRYFRSPLKRVPKDQATNGGSAVPTNDLTTTVLGEAQWAWLKKVLQEPAELRLVVSSIQFAAAASGSESWGNFPHEQQRMVKLIADTKAAGVLFLSGDRHWCEMSALTQGVPYPLYDFTASSMTQVHKRGTPTPNENRVLPKTFHQPNVGTLDIDWQTADPALTLRIVDEQGMPQIEKVLRLGELKP is encoded by the coding sequence ATGAAAACCTGCCTGCGCCTCGTCGCCGCCCTCTGTTTTTTCTCCATCGCCTGGGGGCATCCGGTGCCGGATATCCCGGTGCGGGCCTACTTTACCCCGGAGGGAAAATGCACCCTGACGGTGGAGGTGGACCCGCGCTGCTTCGAGGCAGACCCGGAAAACGCACCGTCCCTGATGCAGCCGGTGGTGGGGGAACTGAAGCCTGAAAGGGTGGCGGAACTGAAGCAGAAAGCCGGGGAGATGGTGGAAAAATACATCGAATTTCTCTTCGAGCCTTCAGGCGTGGTGAAGCCGCAGTTCAGCTTCGAATTCACAGGTCACAACCGCGGTCCCCTGGATACGGAGGATGACATTGCGGTGCTAACAGGCACCTGGGAGACCCGGGTGCCAGAAGGCAGCACAGCCTGGCGTATCCGGGCCACGAAGGACACGCCGCTGGCGGTGGTCTTTCGCAATTACATCTCCTGCATGGAGCACCCGAAGTTTTCGGTGCTGTTCCCAGGAGAAACGAGCTTTCCTTTTGATTTGAAGGCCCCGGCGCAGCCTCTAAAGCACATTGTTTTCGGCTCCTGCCTGAATCTGACGAACCACCCGATGCTGGAACGCACCCTGACTCTGCCGATGGATCTTTTCTTGTTCATGGGGGATAACATTTACGCAGACACGGAAGACATGGCGAAGATGCGGGCGAAGTATATGGCGCTGGGCGAAAGCACGTTTTTCCAAGGTCTGCGCGCCAAAGCTCCGATGCTGGCGACATGGGATGACCACGATTTTGGTGTGAATGACGGCGGGGCGGACTACCCGATGAGAAAGGAATCCCAAAAGGAGTTTTTGGACTGGCTGAACGAGCCTGCGGGGTCGCCGCTGCGGAAACAGGAGGGGGTTTACCAGGCGCGCACGTTTGGACCCGATGGCAAACGTACGCAGGTGATCTTGCTGGATACGCGCTACTTCCGCAGTCCACTGAAACGGGTGCCGAAGGACCAGGCCACGAACGGCGGCAGCGCGGTGCCGACCAACGACCTGACCACGACCGTGCTGGGAGAGGCGCAGTGGGCATGGCTGAAAAAGGTGCTTCAAGAACCGGCGGAACTGCGCCTGGTCGTCTCCAGCATCCAGTTTGCCGCGGCGGCGAGCGGCAGCGAAAGCTGGGGTAATTTTCCGCATGAACAGCAGCGGATGGTGAAGCTGATCGCGGATACAAAAGCAGCGGGCGTGCTTTTCCTGAGCGGGGACCGGCACTGGTGCGAGATGTCCGCGCTCACGCAGGGAGTCCCTTACCCTCTCTATGACTTCACGGCCAGTTCCATGACGCAGGTGCATAAACGCGGCACGCCCACGCCGAATGAGAACCGGGTGCTGCCGAAGACCTTTCACCAGCCCAATGTGGGCACGCTGGACATTGACTGGCAGACGGCCGATCCGGCGCTGACGCTGCGCATTGTGGATGAGCAGGGCATGCCACAGATCGAAAAAGTGCTGCGCCTGGGCGAACTGAAACCGTAG
- a CDS encoding sulfatase, protein MRRLIACLSLSLSSLLPAADQAQPNVVVIFMDDMGYADVGSFGAQGYATPNLDRLAQEGRKFTNFHVPQPVCSASRAGLLTGCYPNRIGIHGALSPKATHGLNADEMTLAEVAKQKGYATAAVGKWHLGHLPPFLPTRHGFDEYYGLPYSNDMWPFHPQARPGTYPKLPMYENEKVVDEDVTPEDQTRLTTDYTTRAVSFIERSKDRPFFLYLAHSMTHVPLFVSDKFAGKSGAGLYGDVMMEVDWSVGQIMETLNKHGLEDNTWVIFTSDNGPWLSYGDHGGSAGPLREGKGTVWEGGTRVSGIMRWPGKIPAGSTSDAMLMTIDILPTLAAVIGADLPKHPIDGKNVWPLITGEKGAKNPQEFYAFYYHQNELQALTSGDGRWKLVFPHTYRTLGEGAPATGGIPVQYQPAKVAEPELYDLYADISESKNLAASQPEVVSQLKAHAGRIRAELGDKLHKQPKGSGSRQAGQIKGQ, encoded by the coding sequence ATGCGCCGTCTCATTGCCTGCCTCTCCCTCAGTCTTTCCTCCCTTCTTCCCGCAGCAGATCAAGCCCAGCCCAATGTCGTCGTCATCTTCATGGATGACATGGGCTATGCGGATGTCGGCAGCTTTGGTGCCCAGGGTTATGCGACCCCCAACCTGGACCGCCTGGCACAGGAAGGGCGCAAGTTCACCAACTTCCATGTTCCCCAGCCCGTCTGCAGCGCTTCCCGTGCAGGCCTGCTCACCGGCTGTTACCCTAACCGCATCGGCATCCACGGCGCGCTTTCTCCCAAGGCCACCCACGGCCTGAATGCGGATGAAATGACCCTCGCCGAGGTGGCCAAACAGAAAGGTTACGCCACCGCCGCCGTCGGCAAATGGCACCTCGGCCACCTGCCGCCTTTTTTGCCCACCCGCCACGGCTTCGATGAATACTATGGCCTCCCTTATTCCAATGACATGTGGCCCTTTCACCCGCAGGCCAGGCCCGGTACCTATCCCAAACTGCCGATGTATGAAAATGAGAAGGTCGTGGATGAGGACGTCACCCCGGAGGACCAGACCCGCCTAACCACGGATTATACTACGCGCGCCGTCAGCTTCATCGAGCGCAGCAAAGACCGGCCCTTCTTCCTCTACCTCGCCCACAGCATGACTCATGTCCCGCTTTTCGTGAGTGATAAATTCGCCGGCAAATCCGGAGCCGGGCTGTATGGAGACGTCATGATGGAGGTGGACTGGTCCGTCGGCCAGATCATGGAAACCCTGAACAAACACGGGCTGGAGGACAATACCTGGGTCATCTTCACGTCCGATAACGGCCCCTGGCTCAGCTACGGCGACCACGGCGGCTCCGCAGGCCCTCTTCGCGAAGGCAAAGGCACCGTCTGGGAGGGCGGCACCCGCGTCAGCGGCATCATGCGCTGGCCGGGCAAGATCCCCGCAGGCAGCACCAGCGATGCCATGCTCATGACCATTGACATCCTTCCCACCCTGGCAGCCGTCATCGGCGCGGACCTGCCCAAACACCCCATAGACGGCAAAAATGTCTGGCCCCTCATCACCGGCGAAAAAGGTGCCAAAAACCCCCAGGAGTTCTACGCTTTTTATTACCATCAAAACGAACTCCAGGCCCTCACCAGCGGCGATGGGCGGTGGAAACTGGTCTTCCCCCACACCTACCGCACCCTGGGCGAGGGAGCCCCTGCCACCGGCGGGATCCCTGTCCAATACCAGCCTGCAAAGGTGGCAGAGCCAGAGCTGTATGACCTTTATGCGGATATTAGCGAATCCAAAAACCTCGCTGCCAGCCAGCCTGAGGTCGTCAGCCAGCTCAAGGCCCATGCTGGCCGCATTCGTGCCGAGCTTGGAGACAAGCTCCACAAGCAGCCGAAAGGTTCAGGCAGCCGCCAGGCGGGTCAAATAAAGGGGCAATAA
- a CDS encoding Amuc_1102 family pilus-like protein, with protein MMKIYTALSILVIGLHSGIAQDAESVQVKGEKLQINSIQTPQFQASNVGEKRWRPKDWLEVDLPFEIKLANAAGGRNGSLSVMTVNYYIGLNAQNKEGKFEVIKGVFNYIDIPASEKCHALAYVAPASLRRLLGKDGFTTSDIKAWGYEIMVDGKRIAGDSSIGNAWWEKGDSFSMNDGVLLAKTDTPFGILWGDYDVSAKKN; from the coding sequence ATGATGAAAATTTACACAGCCCTCTCGATCCTTGTCATTGGTCTTCACTCCGGCATTGCTCAGGACGCCGAATCCGTTCAGGTGAAGGGTGAAAAGCTGCAGATCAATTCGATTCAGACTCCCCAGTTTCAGGCGAGCAATGTTGGCGAAAAACGGTGGCGTCCCAAAGATTGGCTCGAAGTTGATCTTCCATTTGAAATCAAACTGGCCAACGCGGCCGGTGGCCGCAACGGCAGCCTCTCGGTAATGACGGTGAATTATTACATCGGCCTGAACGCCCAAAACAAAGAAGGCAAGTTTGAGGTCATCAAGGGCGTCTTTAATTACATTGACATCCCCGCTTCTGAAAAGTGCCACGCTCTGGCTTATGTGGCACCCGCCTCTCTACGCCGCCTTCTTGGTAAGGATGGCTTCACCACCTCCGACATCAAAGCCTGGGGATATGAAATCATGGTGGACGGCAAGCGGATCGCCGGTGACAGCAGCATTGGCAATGCCTGGTGGGAAAAGGGCGACTCTTTCTCGATGAATGACGGCGTCTTGCTGGCCAAGACAGACACTCCATTTGGTATTCTTTGGGGTGACTACGACGTCAGCGCCAAGAAGAACTGA